A part of Oncorhynchus masou masou isolate Uvic2021 chromosome 30, UVic_Omas_1.1, whole genome shotgun sequence genomic DNA contains:
- the LOC135522095 gene encoding Krueppel-like factor 10 isoform X1 yields the protein MRKCMSSFVKRHNNSDTVEVDELYYPGSQNHEESQCYPMAVGDMEAVEALMLMNTHWKARTSRSFKHRQFRPLTPSPDFSEDDSHLSFDPAEVCESLCMTPPYSPPNFEAIHSHPAPETVQTSWCQRHNPQPAQQGLTQPQMVSQPRSQATSVIRHTADAQHCSWSICPATPLEQRLNQPLPPQPQPSPDSINNPLADRLSGRGSKGNMTPLDSSAEPAAIQAPVTVTLPASVGKFHQPTSVSPVNCRVSPVPVNCQILPAVPIATNSHIPMVTTTMVAATSHQQQSAAVGPPSVFFMGDQVTKGPIVFLVPRTLVGIQPSVLTSGGTKLPAIAPAPGFTSVVQRSSLQPAEVSRVRSHICPHEDCGKTYFKSSHLKAHMRTHTGEKPFKCRWEGCERRFARSDELSRHRRTHTGEKRFACPMCHSRFMRSDHLAKHARRHLATKKVPCWQIGVCHSGDVTHAVFSAPFLHPLPRINSCLKDTVE from the exons ATGAGAAAATGTATGTCGTCCTTTGTCAAGCGCCACAACAAT AGTGACACCGTGGAAGTTGATGAGCTGTACTATCCTGGCAGTCAGAACCATGAAGAGTCCCAGTGTTACCCTATGGCCGTGGGAGACATGGAGGCGGTGGAGGCTCTTATGTTAATGAACACCCACTGGAAAGCCAGAACTTCCAGGAGCTTCAAGCATAGACAGTTCCGACCTCTGACCCCTTCCCCTGATTTCTCAGAGGATGACTCTCATCTCTCATTTGACCCGGCTGAGGTTTGTGAGTCTCTG tgtaTGACCCCACCATACAGCCCGCCAAACTTTGAGGCCATTCACAGTCATCCTGCTCCAGAGACAGTACAGACCTCCTGGTGCCAGAGACATAACCCACAGCCAGCACAGCAGGGCTTGACACAGCCACAGATGGTCAGCCAGCCCCGATCACAGGCCACCAGTGTGATCCGTCACACTGCAGACGCACAGCACTGCAGCTGGAGCATCTGTCCAGCCACCCCCCTGGAGCAGAGACTAAACCAACCCCTgcctccccagccccagccaagcCCAGACAGCATCAACAACCCCCTGGCAGATAGGCTATCTGGCAGGGGCTCCAAAGGGAACATGACACCCCTTGACTCGTCTGCTGAACCGGCTGCCATCCAGGCTCCGGTTACTGTAACTCTGCCAGCCTCTGTTGGTAAATTCCACCAACCTACATCGGTGTCCCCTGTCAACTGTAGGGTTTCTCCTGTTCCGGTTAATTGCCAGATACTACCTGCTGTGCCAATTGCAACGAACAGTCATATTCCAATGGTTACCACCACCATGGTGGCGGCAACCAGTCACCAACAACAGTCAGCAGCAGTTGGTCCTCCTTCAGTCTTCTTCATGGGTGACCAGGTGACAAAGGGCCCTATCGTCTTCTTGGTTCCCCGGACACTTGTCGGGATCCAGCCATCAGTGCTGACATCTGGTGGCACCAAGCTGCCAGCCATCGCCCCAGCGCCAGGCTTCACCTCAGTGGTCCAGCGGAGCAGCCTGCAGCCTGCTGAGGTGTCCAGAGTCCGCAGCCATATCTGCCCCCACGAGGACTGTGGCAAGACCTACTTTAAGAGCTCCCACCTCAAGGCTCACATGAGAACTCACACAG GTGAGAAACCTTTCAAATGCAGGTGGGAAGGCTGTGAGAGACGCTTCGCTCGATCCGATGAGCTATCACGCCACCGTAGAACCCACACGGGAGAGAAGCGTTTCGCCTGCCCCATGTGCCACAGCCGCTTCATGCGTAGCGACCACCTGGCCAAGCACGCCCGTCGACACCTGGCCACCAAGAAGGTGCCCTGTTGGCAGATAGGAGTCTGTCACAGCGGTGATGTTACACATGCAGTGTTTTCGGCACCGTTCCTTCATCCTCTGCCCAGAATAAACTCTTGCCTTAAAGACACTGTAGAATAG
- the LOC135522095 gene encoding Krueppel-like factor 10 isoform X2, translating into MRKCMSSFVKRHNNSDTVEVDELYYPGSQNHEESQCYPMAVGDMEAVEALMLMNTHWKARTSRSFKHRQFRPLTPSPDFSEDDSHLSFDPAECMTPPYSPPNFEAIHSHPAPETVQTSWCQRHNPQPAQQGLTQPQMVSQPRSQATSVIRHTADAQHCSWSICPATPLEQRLNQPLPPQPQPSPDSINNPLADRLSGRGSKGNMTPLDSSAEPAAIQAPVTVTLPASVGKFHQPTSVSPVNCRVSPVPVNCQILPAVPIATNSHIPMVTTTMVAATSHQQQSAAVGPPSVFFMGDQVTKGPIVFLVPRTLVGIQPSVLTSGGTKLPAIAPAPGFTSVVQRSSLQPAEVSRVRSHICPHEDCGKTYFKSSHLKAHMRTHTGEKPFKCRWEGCERRFARSDELSRHRRTHTGEKRFACPMCHSRFMRSDHLAKHARRHLATKKVPCWQIGVCHSGDVTHAVFSAPFLHPLPRINSCLKDTVE; encoded by the exons ATGAGAAAATGTATGTCGTCCTTTGTCAAGCGCCACAACAAT AGTGACACCGTGGAAGTTGATGAGCTGTACTATCCTGGCAGTCAGAACCATGAAGAGTCCCAGTGTTACCCTATGGCCGTGGGAGACATGGAGGCGGTGGAGGCTCTTATGTTAATGAACACCCACTGGAAAGCCAGAACTTCCAGGAGCTTCAAGCATAGACAGTTCCGACCTCTGACCCCTTCCCCTGATTTCTCAGAGGATGACTCTCATCTCTCATTTGACCCGGCTGAG tgtaTGACCCCACCATACAGCCCGCCAAACTTTGAGGCCATTCACAGTCATCCTGCTCCAGAGACAGTACAGACCTCCTGGTGCCAGAGACATAACCCACAGCCAGCACAGCAGGGCTTGACACAGCCACAGATGGTCAGCCAGCCCCGATCACAGGCCACCAGTGTGATCCGTCACACTGCAGACGCACAGCACTGCAGCTGGAGCATCTGTCCAGCCACCCCCCTGGAGCAGAGACTAAACCAACCCCTgcctccccagccccagccaagcCCAGACAGCATCAACAACCCCCTGGCAGATAGGCTATCTGGCAGGGGCTCCAAAGGGAACATGACACCCCTTGACTCGTCTGCTGAACCGGCTGCCATCCAGGCTCCGGTTACTGTAACTCTGCCAGCCTCTGTTGGTAAATTCCACCAACCTACATCGGTGTCCCCTGTCAACTGTAGGGTTTCTCCTGTTCCGGTTAATTGCCAGATACTACCTGCTGTGCCAATTGCAACGAACAGTCATATTCCAATGGTTACCACCACCATGGTGGCGGCAACCAGTCACCAACAACAGTCAGCAGCAGTTGGTCCTCCTTCAGTCTTCTTCATGGGTGACCAGGTGACAAAGGGCCCTATCGTCTTCTTGGTTCCCCGGACACTTGTCGGGATCCAGCCATCAGTGCTGACATCTGGTGGCACCAAGCTGCCAGCCATCGCCCCAGCGCCAGGCTTCACCTCAGTGGTCCAGCGGAGCAGCCTGCAGCCTGCTGAGGTGTCCAGAGTCCGCAGCCATATCTGCCCCCACGAGGACTGTGGCAAGACCTACTTTAAGAGCTCCCACCTCAAGGCTCACATGAGAACTCACACAG GTGAGAAACCTTTCAAATGCAGGTGGGAAGGCTGTGAGAGACGCTTCGCTCGATCCGATGAGCTATCACGCCACCGTAGAACCCACACGGGAGAGAAGCGTTTCGCCTGCCCCATGTGCCACAGCCGCTTCATGCGTAGCGACCACCTGGCCAAGCACGCCCGTCGACACCTGGCCACCAAGAAGGTGCCCTGTTGGCAGATAGGAGTCTGTCACAGCGGTGATGTTACACATGCAGTGTTTTCGGCACCGTTCCTTCATCCTCTGCCCAGAATAAACTCTTGCCTTAAAGACACTGTAGAATAG